AGTAAAACTCTAAAAGTGCATTATAGGCTTATAGCATATACACTTAATTTTGCCAACCTTAATTAAGGCCATTATACGCTAAGAGACCCCTCTAAAGTTCAAGGTcagtttgaaaaagaaaatttatgtttttttcgatttcatatattttaatcttgttaaagaaaaaaaaaacattccaaAAACATTCAACACATAAAGGATCAATTTAACCTTTTGATTTTAATCCGATAAGTTGGCATTGGTAGGGTTATATGAAATGTTAATGATATGGTATTAGGATGTTTTTCTAAATATTTAGGTGTGGCATGTGCCTTTGCGGCTAGGGTTTAGCTCCTCTAAAGTGAGTGGATCACATTAGAGGGTAAAGTAATTCATCACAGCCATTAATAGTGATTACCTACTTTGAAAAGTCATTAAAGCAACTCAATCAAATGTTGTGATGACTTACTTTACCCTAAGTCTCTTTCTTTGAGGCTAATTTCAAGTTATCttaaattgtttttttctttttctgaaagGCAAAAAGTATAATCATAGgaggcacaaggggtgcttcAACCCATtacaagaacaagaagaaagcaaaGGGACACTAATTTATGCCCAGCTCGCTGCAGAAAAAGAATAAATACCATACCTGCTTCAACTTATGCTCtaacacccccccccccccctccccatAAAAGCTCTAAGTTAACCCCAATACAATTCACCCCGGAAGCAATCAAACGCTACCAAGACCCCACAACGAAACTATTGACACACAAATAAATCAAATGAATAGTGATCACCTACAAGGAACGATACATGATCAATGAAATAATCAACACAAAAACCTACTTCGGCAATACCCTTAAAAATAATCTTAAATCCAATAATTCCCCTTCAAAAAATAGTCACCCCAGCCACCAGTGAACAGTTTGAGATGCTCCCAGCCAAACCAGCACCTTGCTGGAAATTCACACCCAACTGATTTCAAGAGACCCGAAACAGCAGATATATACCTTCTTCCTTTGATCTACATACATTTTCCCATTTTACCCAAGTTATTGTCTTCTCTCGAACCCCTCTACCCACTGGTTAGCAACACTTTTGgcaatttaaagaaaagaaagataaaaaggtGGAATAGAAGATAGAAAACTCCTAATAAGACATACTTTCCCTCTTCCCTCCAAAGGATAACATCTTATGCTTCCAAGAAGAAAGTCTCTTTATCAATGTCTAGTGTCTGAATCATTCATTCCCGTATACCCAAATATACCAAGAGGATCTCCATAATATCAAAGAAAACCACTGAATTTCATTTGTCCCCGATGATATTCCTGCTAATTTTCTCTTAAAGAAATTCACCTTTAACCTGGACATTAATTCATAATACCTCAATACACTCTTCATCACCAACACATTTTGAGTAGAAGCCTCCCTACTATATAATGTGTCATCTGTAAATTGAAATAGTTATATCTCCACTCCCTCACCACCAACTTTAAACCCTTTAAACAAGTTTAAAAACTAACAGTTTGTCTCACCATTCTACTTAAACCTTCTGCCACCTTcaagaattaaaaaaagaaatccCAAAGGAACCCCTTCTTTCAACCCTCTCTCCATAGTAAACTTAAGAAAAGATGAGAAGAATTTATTAAATgcaaaatcaatatcaatacaACATACAAAAACAGCCTATTTCATAACCAAAATTGTACTGTGCATTAAATTACACGAAACACCACAATAGCATTTGATATTTGCCCACCAAATGCCAACAACATACACTGACAGGTGAATCCTTTACAAGTATAAACCACCCTAACAATTTTTCAATTAAGAACTGGAGCCCCCATGTTAATTTTGCCCAAACATAGAGAAACCAGCAGCATGTGTTGTGTACTGtaagttcattttttttaagtgaATTTGGGTTCCCTAATGtaagttcattttttacaccgttataaaatatgaaaatgagaaaatagcATATCTTGAGGCACTTTCGCCCTCATGGACTATTGCTTGTGTAACATGACCTATTTGGAAAGGTTGTTCCCAGGgctttttccaaggatttatcATGGAAATCATTTCTTTTcttactaaaaaaaaataacatatgaAAGTTTAGTAGACTTGCAACTCTAGCTGTGTAGTGTGTCATGTCAATCTACTTATGTTGTCAGCTTGGGAATATCCTTAGGGATTAAGGCCCCGTCGggaaacacagcttaattaagcgcgcttatgacataagcgcttattcataagctattttaaaatatttattgaaataaattgaaaataagctatatataagcataagctctttttcataagctatcctgtgtagcttatgaaaataggctcaaaacagcttatggttgcataagctctcccaaacaccggcataagagcttatgctatcggtcagataagctcaaataagctcttccaaacggggccttaacAACTTCAAATTAACTGGATTAACAATGTTGTTTATAAAATCACTATCTTAATCACATGAATTCAactaatatgaaattatttaacaACTTGAAGCAAGTAAGAAATTTGGTAAATTACCTCACAAACAAACATTTGAATGCCACCAACAATGAACAAGAATCTTCTTCCAAACCGATCAACAACAGAAGTAGACACCAAAATAGAACCAAGGTTAACAATTCCCAATATAATAGCTGAAAGCAATGCAGATTCATTGCCAAACCCCACAGATTGAAACAGATTAGGCGCATAAAACGCCACAATGTTGATCCCAGTAAGCTGCTGAGACAAAGGAATAGCAAACGCCATCACCAACTGAGGCCGATACTGCTTCTCAAAGATCGTCATGAAACTCTCCATCTCCACCGTTTTCGAAACCTGAGAGGATCGAATCACGTGGTTCAGTTCCGGTTCGATGTCGGTGGCGGAGCCTCGCGCTTTGCGCAGCGCGTGTCGAGCTTGGTCGATCTTGCCGCGGTCGACTAAGCTGCTGGGAGTGTCGTGGATGAGGAGCGCACCGAGGGTCATGATGGTGGCGGGGACGACGGCGAGGCCGAGGGAGACGCGCCACCCCCATGTGTGGTTGGCGGCGGCGTAGTTGATGCAGGACGCGGCCACTACGCCGGTTCCGACGAAGAATTGGAAGCCGGTGTTGAACGCGCCTCGCCATTTTGGTGGAGCAATTTCCGATAGGTACAATGGCGTTGCCTTTATTAGtgggaaaaatcaaacaacacaaATTAGAAcacaaattttattatttttgaaatagtttattaattttctaattttacttttttaaaatgtatttttatctctttttattgaaatttttaagtggacaattattatgaaacaattttttttctctaatacTATTTTAATGGCAGAAGGAATAAATATTATTAGGGTTTGAATGTTTAATAACTATATATTATATACACACattgtaaataaattttacattcGTCATCTTGTtacattataattaaattaaaaatacagaaaatagagaaacattTGCATTTCCTTCTCaataaaagaataaaagagttatttaaTGATCCTAAAATACTTGGATTAAACCACCGGAACTCTAAGTTGACTAATAATATTTAAGTTAAATGAGCTAGAAATttcacttatcttaaatatctTTAGTTTACCTAGGACTTGAGTGATTAAGTCATTTAGACAAGTTCGAATATAAATATGGATTAGATTTGATTATTGTGTTTAACATTAAACCAAGACTTGGTTAAATTGTTTATATGTGCACATTTTTTTCATCTTTCAGtttctattatttttctttttcatttgtgGAAATATCAATTTCGTTACTAAATAATGATTTGGACTGTACCAAAAAGAATGTTTTGGACTGGTTCAGTCATATTGGGCCGAAGTTCGCTGTGGCCATGCGATGGTTTAGCCCATCATCAAATTACTTGAGGACAATAATTCGTTAGCAAAATATTTCCTCCTCTTTGACCAATAAAAGATAATTTCCCTCTTCAATGCGGTGCTGCTAGATGGAAGAAGGATCTTATCAACGTCCATGAATGATAAATTCTAATAGGATAGATCAAACTGCCGAATCGGAAAAATTGGGTGCTATCATAACCTTTGGGGATAAACtcttcgaccaaaaaaaaaaacctttgggGATAAACTTCTATGATTGCacactaataaaaaattaatttgtaaatCACTTTCATTGTACTATTTTTAAACTTTCTATTTAAGatagtagaacaaacaaattttTAAACATTAAAGTTCTTTTAAGTGCAATGGAAGCCTAATCACACTTCCTActactgaaaaagaaaaagttgaaaTGAGTGAAATACTCTTGTTTCTGTAACTCAACCAATTGTTAACTCAATTGAACTATAAACCAAACACGCGTTTTATAAGATGAAATTTgagtaaattataaattataaacatTATAAGTATAATATAACTGATTGAGCAATGATTAGAAGTTTGAATAAATGTGTAAAGTATAACTAAAAGAGTTTGATTAACTATTATGAAATGacagtttaatttttttttatagtcaTGCAATTAAAATTCATGTATTTACCTTGTCATAATcagttttaaattttgaaaagttAAAATGAAAGGTAAAGATATATGATTAAAAAAGTAAACTCTTTTCAACGTCGGTGCATATATATTAAATCCTTATTATGAATGGTTAACTTTACTCACTTGATTAGTGAAACCGACCCCAAGACCCAGCAAAATACGACCCAAGATGAGCATGACCTTGTTTTCAGCAGCACCATTGATAGCACCACCAGCAAAAAAGATGCAACCACCCAAGATCATGGTGTTTCTCCGACCCAACGTTGTGGTGACTCGGCTGGCTAGGAGAGTAGACACTAGCCCCGCTAAATAAAGGGAGGATGTGAATAATGTCAAGATCTCGCTATCATACACACAATACATGTTTGTTTCGGCGCTTGCAGCCTTTTTCAACACATCTAGGAAGAATTTTTCGAGAAATGGTTTCATCGTAGTGACACCTCCTGAAATTTACACATACCTTAATTAAATTAAAGGAAATTGCAACAAAATATATACGTACACAACATCAATTGTTATGATTTCAGTACAAGTATAAGAGTCACTAGAAATGCAATATCATTAATAACTTCAATGCACTTgcatattaaatatttattacttATTTAGGACCGTTTTCCAtgttatatttctttttttttctttaacgtgTAATTTCACAATTATTCAAATCTCAGTTTTTcatggtcatttagacaactctaattaaattatcaaattattaattaattttaaaaaatttacattttttttttcatatctcaATTATGTCaaaatgatttatttttatgtttgtttttcacattatatttttttaaacaaaacttTATTTAATGAGAAATAAAAGTATAAGGACAAGCCCCACATAAAGGAAATACTTACATGAAGTCAAAGGATCtatataagaaaaaaacatgAAGTCAAAGGAGGACCCAAAGAGGATTGACTTCAagttaatttctttttaatttctaCTTTTATACTAAGATGAaggtaattttaactttttaatttctcgtcaaaattaattatgaaggtaaatttgaaaaaattaaagtgttaaatactttatatatattagaagTGAATTATATATTTAGCTAGAGATAAATATTTCCAGGAAAATAACTTGTAAATACAAACAAGTGGTACAATTTTTATCACATTTTTCACCTTTCCCCTTTTTTTAATCTCCCTTCTTAAGACTGAATAGTTTAATCAGCCAATTAGTCTTTAAAGACTTGTAGAATCACTTTGATCATCATCTCACAGAAACATTTGATATTTATAATTTAGGGTCCCTATAGTTtactttaaattataaatattaatccGTGCAATTGTGCAAGTAGCATACAAGTAGACTAATAACAGAATTGTCAAAAAAGAAGACTAATAACAGTGACAGCAAGAAAAATGGTTCACCTTGTGGTCCAAATATTACTAAGATAACCAAAAGTTAGTTGCATGACGAATGGGTAgtgacaagaaaaaaaaattgattactAGCTGGTCCAAGTAGTGTGATTACCTAACGATCATAGCTTGAAAAAACGTCCCCCAACTACTACCCTTtggtttctctttctctttctgagTACGAATTCAATACCAGAAAAGGAAACCCACAAAACGTAGGATATTGACATTGTTTAATTACACTACCAAAAAATAGCTCTTCAATTCTGCAATTATTGCTAGCTAGTAGCAACCCCTTATTATTCTGTTCTTGATTTCCAAGGACCCAAAGCATACCTTATTATGAAAGCAAATTATCATGGCTTCTCAAACTAAGGTATTCTCATATTTGGAGACTAAATTTTCGTGTGACAGTCAGTGCACTAAACGGTCACCGATTGAGGCTAGCCAAATATATTTATCCATTCACAAATAAGTATAACATACATAAATTATACTAATAAGGATCCAGAAAGATGGGCAAAAATTGGAAGAGCACAGAGGGattcaaggtacaaaactatgAGATGCAGAGTACACAAGAAATTTGGTGACTAATCAGCTCACATTTCTTATATTGCACCCTAATATTCACTGCAAATTACtttataaaaatgaaatttgAAGAAAGTGTACCTGAAATTCCGATGTCATAACCGAAAATGAGTCCACCGGAGGCAGCAACAATGCAAGTGATGACAACTGAGATTGTAATTTTGCCGCTGAAGCCGCCATCATTGGCTGAAGAATCAGCGGTGAATCCCCCAACAGCCATTTTGGTGGTTCAGTTTCAGTTCTCTGTGCACCTATAGTGTGAGGAAGTTCATGACCTTTTATATGAGCATGGCAACAAATTTATAGACTGGACCACTGAGGGATCTGCGGGGCCAGCATCtattttctttattaatttttaaaattgtagattattttgtttccattttctatttagTATTTAATACCCACAGTTATATATGTTACCATTTTTTTTCTGTCATGATAATTGATAATACAGTAACCATTTgataaaaacaacaacaaatatCCCATCGTATATTACACGGTTACATctgtaaaatataaaaattaaattattacttatttttaagagaaatttaattttgaaaatcatttcaaagataatgaatgaattttttttaaatgggaaAAATAAACCAACAGACTACACAGCTAAAATATTCCGGACATAAAAGGGACAACAATGTCAGGAGGATTATCAAAGTAAGTAAAAGCACACTGCTAAGAAGCTCTATAACCCGCCAAGCAGTCCACTGGCCTATTGGCCTCCCCTGGAATGTGACGAAGCCTAATGTCCCACTCATGGGATAGCAAGAGATGAAATGTTCATGAACAATAGAACTTTGAACGCTAGAAATAAAGCATATAGTATATTGTGCTAATTTATTTTTGGGTAAACGGTGAAATTAATCCATGATTTtataagcgagtttgattttagtctatTTGAGAAAAAATAACGTTTAGTGACAGTTATTTTTACAGTTACTGACTATTTTTTACCGCAACTAAACGTTATTTTTCTTCAgagagactaaaatcaaactggCTTACAAACTCAGGGATAAATTTCACTATTAACCCTTTACTTTTTAAAGCCCTAACACAATTTCACCGTTAACCCTTTATTTTTTAAAGCCATAACACAATTGAAGGCCTAAGGCTATGGCTTCAATTTTCTATGGCCATACACGACCCTTATTATACATTGAGCACATAACTGATAAAATGTTATAActtgttataacttataagcaaAACCAAAATGTAATCACAATAATATGGTAGAAATAGAATGTTAAATCTAGTAAGGTAAGCAATCTAACGTACGTCACACACAATAAAAATCCTAACATAATAGAACAAGAAGTGTTAGaaaataacacagctgaagaagtaaaataaactaggagcgcaatcaacaacacaagaatataacgtggaaactccaaaaccggagaaaaaaccacgaccgttgtcaaaaccgacaaccagagaataaacactatgtgaaaattgttacaacacatagacttcactctcaaccaccccatagccccagtacacccacactctccaaagtaaatatttgaactacatctcacaatgctctaaaacaagagcataagagaaaaagaaaacacaaatataaacttaaagtgttttcaggtactacatctttggtgttttggtgtattgaaacaaggagcttgagatccctatatatagtcttggatcctcccacccctcactaatctaagcgatgtgggacttctccaagatgcataacttgatcttttttctccttcattagcaatgtgagacttacattgcaatcaaccccaacaagaAGAACATCGAAACTGGGTTGAGAAACCAGTAACAAAATAAGTAGAAAACTTACACAAGGTGGCAATAACCAGTGGCGGAGTGGCCATCGCCTCCCCAAAAATTTCAGAGAAACTCACAATGCCCCTTATGCTGTATGCATTAGTTATATATATTGGTACAGAAATTTGCTTGTCAACAAGGTGTTTGAAACTCCCATATGCTCTTCCAGATTCTTTTCTGTCTTCACTTGCTTCTATTCCACTCTTGGTAATTTTCCTCACCATCTATGGCCTAGTTTCTGCCTAACAATTTCACATTTTCCACCCAATAAGTGTCACCTCCACTCCGGTGGCAACCTTTCTCTGATCTGAGGCGTGAGAGCTTTTTTGGGAGAATTGAAGAACACGAGACACAGGGAGCGTGAATGCTAATCACTAATTTGTGGGTTGtgatttttgttttcattaAATGTATGGTGAGAATGAGAGGCACGAAGCttaattggtttttttttgaaatgacaaTATATTAAATCAAGCTACAGGAGGCATAGAAGCCAAAACATCTTGCGCAACCAAACGAGAAGCATAGTCCGAAACTTCCTCCACCCACACTACATCTGTGTGAGTGTAAGAGTTCCTGGCTAACAGATCAGCTAAAGCATTGCCAGAATGTCTTacaaaagaaaacgaaaaaacaTCAAAACCATAACTTAAAGTGCGACACTCGCTAACAACAATATCTAAAAAAGAAACACCATCTCTACTTGTCTTCCACCCATTAAACAATTGCAAGCAATCAGTCTCAAACTCCATCCTCCTAAAGCCTAGCTCAATAGCCAGCTGTAGAGTCCATCTAAAGCAACCTGCCTTGGTCAACAAAGGTGAGAGAGATGCAACTGGGTATGCCGTAGCCGCCGCCATAACCTCTCCCTCGAAATCACGCGCCACCATCCCATAACCTCCTGGATTTCCGTCCATAAAAGAAGCATCAAAGTTCCCTTTGATTATTTCTCTTGCTGGCAGCTTAATTTGTGAGtggtaattattttttttcattgatgTGTGGTGAGACAAGAACACAAGGAAGTAATTAGCTTTCtttatattagttttttttatttaatgtaaatTATTAATTAGAATGAGTGAATTATAAAAAGTCTTGAAAAATAACTaatagttttagttttttttcatataactaccaaaaaaagtttttttaacATATCTTGTGTCCACAGTCATAATCGCAAACCACAAGAGAGGATTGTAAAAGCTTGATTGATGCCACTCTTATTTTGGCCCTCCCATAAATATTGTCCAAGCCCTGCCACTGGCAACACCAGATCACGTTTAAAGATAGGGGCTGAAGTGGAAAATAGTATAATAACTATGGGTAAAGATGTAAATTAatataagatatatatatatatatatatatatatatataatgcgTTCGGTTCTGAAAAGGAGAACCAAATCTAAACGAATCTAATGAGAAAACAACCGTTTTTTCGATTTTCAGGGTTTTCAAGTTTTTGATCTTTTGGTTCGGTTTTAGCGATTTCGTTCGGTTTAGTTTAGTTTTGAACACCCCTACTCAGTATTTTTGAATGAACATCTTTTTACCCGAATCACTTTCGaccaccgcaccaccaccaccactagaaTTACTTCCTATCATTATCCACCACCAAATTGGTTGCACCCTCTTACCCGATCTTCACACCAAGACTAGTACGTATTATCGGCAACCTTGTCCATATTCCGCGGAGGACTCAGCAAGGTTGGTGGATGCCAACCATCCGCTAGGGTGTGGTCATCGACGATAACTTATGGGGTTCTTTGATGGTGATGGCCACTTGGCTGATAAGAAGTGATGCATTTAGAAGTTAATTAACGACGATCGTCACTTGGTTGTTAACCACCGTGGCAAATGTAGTGATGGGAATGAGAGTTTATTTTTCTCCACATAGCTAGGTGCCAATGATCTAATTACCTGATGTGCTCATGGTCCAAAAGATGAAGGGAGCTTCTCAGCCAGAGAATGGATGGACAATCAAGGTTCGAAGTAGATAGAATGGTGGTGTGATTTTGATGGTCCTCTATTTGGTTTGTTTTGCCGGAGTCAATTGAAAAAAAACTCTGACGCTCAAGTTAAGAATGGTCGAGTTGAGTGTAAGTATATAGtcactagtattttttacccgtgcgttgcacgggggcattattttttattttgtactgtgttttttaatgattttttttaaaattatttattcgtaagtaaaggagaaaaaataatatttttttgtgataattagatttttttgtcgaattgttaatttatgttttcgattgtgttttttttttcgtcggcttttttatgagtgtatttgattttttttatttgtgttgtttgtccttgtttatctaattgatgcttttgatttattcttttgatataacaattttattttactttacagaTAGAAGAAGTCTTTTTTATTtgtaagatcttatttaatattatgtttgtcttttttagtttcataactcatatgaaataaataataatatacttatttaaaataattttttgaagttaatatagaaaattatagactaattaatattaatggaggaagttcaaagagaaatatatagggaagattttttttattgaatagaGGAAGTTTATTGCAGCTCAAATCATAGCGCGCAATTAGCCTTAGTTTAGCAGAGGGTGTTTCTTGGGTTCTAGTGGGAGCTTGGGTATCTTTAGGGAGTTTTTTGACGATTTGTGAGGGCTTTAAGATAGGTTTGTATAGACTTTGGGTATCTTGGGttggttgttatattttttggGGTTCTTTTTGTATTTGCTGACTTTTGCTCCATTTGGAGGAGGGTGTATATCCTGTCCATTTCTTCATCAATATGGTtattgctttcgaaaaaaaagtttattgtTAGTATTAGttattacttgattaatgaTTTAACAAATTTAAACTAATAAAGTGTGTCttatttcataactcatataaattcaataatatatgtgcttaaatataaattttgtaCTTTGTTAGTATTAGATTTTGCTATTCTTTATCAAGAAAATACGTTttggaaaaaattataattatattaacaTTGATATATAAACTGGAaagtaataaatatttaaaaaataaataattcatagttttttatttgatttcaaATAATTCATAATTTGTTCATATTAAATCTAATATGAAATAGGATGAAATCAAGTTAAACCTGTCTAAATAaaatttccacaatttaagTAAATTTGGACCTACccatttttttagaaaaaatcaGAGAAGTAGTAAGCTATAAATACTTATTTATGGAAATGGACATCTAAAAGTTAGGTTAGAAGAAAGCTTGCATATATGCAATATGAATTTTGGAGATTGTGAGTATCCGTGGCTATTTAGGAGAACGATGCAAGAGTACAATAATaatgaagaatgaaaaaaatagtaaaaattaACATAGTATTAGGGTAATTCATTTAAGGAAGCAATATTAGAGGTTAAGTCATATGGATTATTGTTGTTTAGAAGATGCAGTTAGTTGTCTTATGGTACTATATGtcttttcttttaataaataaattagcaCTATAAACATTGATTTCTTCATAGATGATCGACTACATGACAACGATGTCAACTATATGAAATAGTACAAAATCATATTTTGCTGTAGGATTAGTGTCACTTGTAGCCTCTTCCGTTTTTTAGATGCCCATTTAAGTAATCTTGTATTTGTGCTTTGTGACTCTAAATTTCTTAGCAGatacttgaaccataaaattctgaatcgcATAAACTTGTCCTACACATAGTGTGTCACTAAACTGTGGCATTTGACTTCGGTTAATGGTTGCATGGATCTGCAATTGCGTTTTATTTTCAAGATGAAAaactataattttaaaaattcacatttgttatggtaacaataaatagtttgaattaggtaccatgaaagtaaggaaaacaaagaaatcaaaatacatGTTCAACGATTAAGAGCAATTCAATACTATTAACAATTCGAGGTTTTTTCAAATCTCTTGTTTCCCACACATGGAGCACACAAACTTTAATCTTCCATTCGATCTTTCCTGCGAAAATATTTGGTACCTTGTGCGAAGTTTGAGTCATTATACATAATCAAAAGTTGAGCAAATCaaagagaaaataatttttaaggtGTTTCAGTTTTACATGATGGAATCACATTGAAGATCATCATGAAATAGCTATTTTGGAGATTACCCATCTTCCGAAAGAATTAATAAACAGATATATACAAATGAAACTTTTCTAACTTTCTTCACTCGCTTCAAATTGTCATTGTATcctttataagcaaaaaaaaaaaaccatgaagAACAATCTCATTCATAAgcaatttaatttttaagaaaGTCAAAATTTAAACATAGTATCCAGCTATGGGTTCACATATTATTTGATGAACTCACCAACTAAAAGAAAATGACTCAAAAACGGTCGtaactatcctcaagcaatttttttcttaaaacacAATTGTGAATTTGAGCTTTTTTCTCCCACCTGGGATTACATGGATCCTTCTTtgcaaaatatttatttcaccTACAATATCATAATCTGACATTCAATTTAAGAAAGAACTCATAATTAATTAAACCAATctgaataaaacaaaaatgaaagaaaaccaTAATCCcttaaaaatatgaataaaacaaaaatgaaaccaaagaaataacatTGACATTATCACAGCCTCCCAAGAGAAGAAGACGTTGAGGGAAAACATATTGAGTTAGGAAATTGAAATAATCAAATGACTGAAGCAAAGTGACTAAGTCATACCTTCATGTCGAAAAATCGGCTCAGGTTTGTGGAGGGCTGGTAGAACTATGTTTCTCTGTTGCGTGTGTGCTGTGATGTGAGGAAAGCTTGTTGAAGAGATTTTATAGGGTgatagttgaagttgaagaggtAGGTGATAAATGATCAGGTGGAACTTGAGAAGGTGGAAAATGAAGAAACAATGCCAACCTATTTGATCTTAGGAATGCCCATTAAATACAAAGTAAATTCGTTGGATGGTGGAAAGATTGTTGAAGCCCAAAAGGTTGATGAGAATGTGTAACTTTTGaatgtggaagaggaagaggctaggAAGAGAAATTAAACGGTCAAGATTGAAAGTAATAGATGGCCAAGATTTCGTCTTTGATTATTATACTGAGATTTACTGAAATATCCATGAGTAAACTCTAGTTCATGTACAATGATTTATTGAATTCCCGTTTTACCCTCCAAGTTGCCAAAACtttccctttatatatagtatagata
This is a stretch of genomic DNA from Lotus japonicus ecotype B-129 chromosome 1, LjGifu_v1.2. It encodes these proteins:
- the LOC130734234 gene encoding sugar transport protein 5-like, which gives rise to MAVGGFTADSSANDGGFSGKITISVVITCIVAASGGLIFGYDIGISGGVTTMKPFLEKFFLDVLKKAASAETNMYCVYDSEILTLFTSSLYLAGLVSTLLASRVTTTLGRRNTMILGGCIFFAGGAINGAAENKVMLILGRILLGLGVGFTNQATPLYLSEIAPPKWRGAFNTGFQFFVGTGVVAASCINYAAANHTWGWRVSLGLAVVPATIMTLGALLIHDTPSSLVDRGKIDQARHALRKARGSATDIEPELNHVIRSSQVSKTVEMESFMTIFEKQYRPQLVMAFAIPLSQQLTGINIVAFYAPNLFQSVGFGNESALLSAIILGIVNLGSILVSTSVVDRFGRRFLFIVGGIQMFVCEIAVAVVLALETGVHGTEHMSKGYAILVLVLMCFYAAGFGVSWGPLCWLIPSEIFPLKIRSTGQSIAIAVQFLATFILSQTFLTMLCHFKFGSFLFYAGWIAVSTLFVFLFLPETKGIPLDSMHTIWGDHWYWRQFVVKEQVNQHNLT